In a genomic window of Spirosoma agri:
- a CDS encoding abortive infection system antitoxin AbiGi family protein, with product MSILSANTLFHFTDKLKWLINIFDKGFIPRLSKEFYDGNGVFDKDEHGSLVPMVCFCDLPVSQLRNHINTYGQYGIGLEKDWGIQEGLNPVFYITKDSEFVNDYNRIAKGLDDILIPLINHSNNQELRNSIIRLSQQIDIGAKIDLSEIAHKIFTKSLAFGTMQKFYKPYYGKFIKVDKVYENYCYYDEREWRFTPTFKNTDDKTVPEYLVEVAMISKPRNVDKNIYKENITKFLSKSIQAGVSNEELIERFNPHIFSARATKETRAKLNDALAISPRFHLSFALEKVKYIILKNETEINDLIDALRRLHILQPGKFTDSAINLLATKIITCEQIKEDF from the coding sequence ATGTCAATTTTAAGCGCAAACACCCTTTTTCACTTTACTGATAAGTTGAAATGGCTTATTAATATTTTTGATAAGGGATTCATTCCTAGGCTTAGCAAAGAGTTCTATGATGGTAATGGTGTCTTTGATAAAGATGAGCATGGATCTCTTGTTCCAATGGTTTGCTTCTGTGATTTGCCAGTGTCTCAACTTAGAAATCATATTAATACGTATGGCCAGTATGGAATTGGTTTAGAAAAAGATTGGGGTATACAGGAAGGATTAAACCCAGTGTTTTATATAACCAAAGACTCTGAGTTTGTGAATGACTATAATCGCATTGCTAAGGGACTTGATGATATTTTGATTCCCTTAATTAATCATTCTAATAACCAAGAGCTTAGAAATTCTATTATTCGTTTAAGTCAACAAATCGATATCGGAGCTAAGATTGACCTTTCCGAAATTGCACATAAAATATTCACTAAATCGTTGGCTTTTGGCACAATGCAGAAGTTTTACAAACCTTATTATGGTAAATTTATTAAAGTAGATAAAGTATACGAGAACTACTGTTATTACGATGAGAGAGAGTGGCGCTTTACACCGACGTTCAAAAATACAGATGATAAAACTGTGCCAGAGTATTTAGTGGAGGTTGCCATGATCAGTAAACCAAGAAATGTAGATAAAAATATATATAAAGAAAATATAACTAAGTTCTTATCAAAGTCAATTCAAGCTGGTGTAAGTAATGAAGAGCTAATTGAAAGATTCAACCCTCACATTTTTTCAGCAAGGGCAACAAAAGAGACTAGAGCGAAATTAAATGATGCATTAGCTATATCACCACGTTTTCATCTCTCATTTGCGTTAGAGAAAGTGAAGTATATAATTTTGAAGAATGAAACAGAAATAAACGATCTAATAGATGCTTTGAGAAGATTACATATTTTACAACCAGGAAAGTTTACAGATAGTGCAATAAACTTACTAGCAACTAAAATTATTACTTGTGAGCAAATAAAAGAGGATTTCTGA